A single region of the Campylobacteraceae bacterium genome encodes:
- a CDS encoding alpha/beta hydrolase translates to MLKQLFILVFLITCSYANKTYESACDTNNDQFIFSKSECINYVYEEADDENNLIIFLHGSWNEGTNILKKYTPLMEDLVLNTDVSTIVIALPGYSKSSTNVFQAIGKKGFSSLIYTKEYLDLIKDVILQLKEKYKKKTLTLVAHSAGASLGTTLYGYDNTLIQNMISIAGSYTTDTKNSNLLSANKTYKNINKKSKLILIYGDKDKISPPKKSKDFYALVKKEQVNVKLIEVKNAVHLNLELREEVMDEILELLE, encoded by the coding sequence ATGTTAAAACAACTATTTATACTGGTATTTTTAATTACGTGTTCTTATGCAAACAAAACTTATGAAAGTGCTTGTGATACAAATAATGATCAATTCATTTTTTCTAAATCAGAATGCATTAATTATGTATATGAAGAAGCAGATGATGAAAACAACTTAATTATATTTCTACATGGTTCTTGGAATGAAGGTACAAATATTCTTAAAAAGTATACTCCTTTGATGGAAGACCTTGTTTTAAATACAGATGTAAGTACTATAGTCATTGCTTTACCTGGTTATTCAAAATCCTCTACTAATGTTTTTCAAGCTATTGGCAAAAAAGGTTTTTCTTCTTTAATTTATACAAAAGAATATTTGGACTTAATAAAAGATGTAATTTTACAATTAAAAGAGAAATACAAAAAGAAAACACTAACTCTAGTAGCTCATTCAGCAGGAGCTTCTTTAGGCACTACTCTTTATGGTTATGACAATACACTTATTCAAAACATGATTTCAATTGCTGGTTCATATACTACAGACACAAAGAATTCAAATCTTTTATCTGCAAACAAAACCTATAAAAATATTAATAAAAAATCCAAACTTATATTAATTTATGGAGATAAAGACAAAATATCACCTCCTAAAAAAAGCAAAGATTTTTATGCTTTAGTAAAAAAAGAACAAGTCAATGTAAAACTCATTGAAGTAAAAAATGCAGTACATTTAAATCTTGAATTACGAGAAGAAGTTATGGATGAAATTTTGGAATTATTAGAATAA
- the soxA gene encoding sulfur oxidation c-type cytochrome SoxA, whose product MLLNIVKTTTLLILTTCILNAENFNAQAEKDRIALIDYFEAKFDDPLKNRNTFFPYSTDYELNNSYVTGLKHQDFAKGNYAFNKDGKAQYEEIKEMPPYEDDIEAGEELYNKKFSNGKTFASCFPNTQIAGDYPKFIEEKQEVLTLGIDINNCLVKNNEKKWKMSKGNMAKLQAYFSFESMEANKDVAIQINSKEAALAYERGKEYYYTQRGYLKLSCASCHIQGAGQRVRNEKLSQLLGQTTHFPVYRLKWSGLGTLERRMGGCIKDEGQVPPSAESKYMKELLYFMSYMSNGMKIDGPDIRK is encoded by the coding sequence ATGTTATTAAACATTGTAAAAACAACAACTTTACTCATACTAACTACTTGTATTTTAAATGCGGAAAACTTTAATGCACAAGCAGAAAAAGACAGAATTGCACTGATTGATTATTTTGAAGCAAAATTTGACGATCCTTTAAAAAACAGAAATACTTTTTTCCCTTATTCTACGGATTATGAATTAAATAATTCTTATGTTACTGGTTTAAAACATCAAGATTTTGCAAAAGGAAATTATGCTTTTAATAAAGATGGAAAAGCACAATACGAAGAAATTAAAGAAATGCCTCCTTATGAAGATGATATTGAAGCAGGAGAAGAACTTTACAATAAAAAATTCTCAAATGGAAAAACCTTTGCTTCTTGTTTTCCAAATACACAAATTGCAGGAGATTATCCTAAGTTTATAGAAGAAAAACAAGAAGTTCTTACTTTAGGTATTGACATTAATAATTGTTTAGTAAAAAACAATGAAAAAAAATGGAAAATGTCTAAAGGAAACATGGCGAAACTACAAGCTTATTTTTCTTTTGAGTCTATGGAAGCAAATAAAGATGTAGCTATTCAAATTAACTCTAAAGAAGCAGCGTTGGCATATGAGCGAGGTAAAGAATATTATTATACACAAAGAGGTTATTTAAAACTTTCTTGTGCATCATGTCATATTCAAGGTGCAGGTCAAAGAGTAAGAAATGAAAAACTGTCTCAATTGTTAGGGCAGACTACACATTTTCCTGTTTACAGACTTAAATGGAGTGGTTTAGGTACGCTTGAGCGACGAATGGGTGGATGTATTAAAGATGAGGGGCAAGTGCCACCTAGTGCTGAGAGTAAATACATGAAAGAACTTCTGTATTTTATGTCTTACATGTCAAATGGCATGAAAATTGACGGCCCAGATATTAGAAAATAA
- the soxB gene encoding thiosulfohydrolase SoxB has protein sequence MSKLSRREFIYMMAILGASPIFANSHSKVMKNNKLEDYYKLESFGNARILHMTDSHAQLLPVFFREPSVNLGFYDNYGKPPHIVGEALLDYYGINGNKRLEYAYSCVNFEKHAEVMGRVGGFAQIKTVVDYLRSSFGEEKTLLLDGGDTWQGSATALYTRGKDMVGAMNLLGVDIAVGHWEFTYKAEEILSNIKDLDAEFLAQNIFVKEDALMDGAAAYDEDSGLAFKPYTIKMMGKSRVAIIGQAFPYTTIANPQRNIPDWSFGIKTDEMQELVNLIKEEEKPDAIICLSHNGFDVDQKMAKVVSGIDFIMGGHTHDGVPQEVGVKNDSGITYVCNAGSNGKFINVLDLDIQNGKIKDFKFTLLPIFSNIIEENKEMKEYIKKVRAPFIKDLTRVIATTDETLYRRGNFNGSWDQIICDALIDVKGADISLSPGFRWGTTIMKGQSINFDDLMTQTAITYPETYLREMSGERIKAILEDVADNLFNADPFYQQGGDMVRTGGISYRFNPTAQMGKRVTNIHLTKNNKPLEAKKMYKVAGWSTVGSVSEGEPIWETVEVYLKNMKHISNLKIDTPDLVGVKGNPGIRL, from the coding sequence ATGAGTAAATTAAGCAGAAGAGAATTTATATATATGATGGCAATTTTAGGAGCAAGTCCTATTTTTGCAAATTCACATTCTAAAGTAATGAAGAATAATAAACTTGAAGATTATTACAAGTTGGAGAGTTTTGGAAATGCTCGAATATTACATATGACAGATTCTCATGCACAATTATTGCCTGTATTTTTTAGAGAACCCAGTGTTAATCTTGGTTTTTATGATAATTATGGAAAACCTCCTCATATTGTAGGAGAGGCTTTGCTTGATTATTATGGAATAAACGGCAATAAACGTTTAGAATATGCCTATTCATGTGTTAATTTCGAAAAACATGCGGAAGTTATGGGAAGAGTGGGTGGTTTTGCACAAATTAAAACGGTTGTAGATTATTTACGCTCAAGTTTTGGAGAAGAAAAAACACTTTTATTAGATGGTGGAGATACATGGCAAGGTAGTGCTACTGCATTATACACAAGAGGAAAAGACATGGTAGGGGCTATGAATCTTTTAGGCGTGGATATTGCTGTTGGTCATTGGGAATTTACGTATAAAGCAGAAGAAATATTGTCCAATATAAAAGACTTAGATGCAGAGTTTTTAGCGCAAAATATTTTTGTAAAAGAAGATGCTTTAATGGATGGAGCTGCTGCTTATGATGAAGATTCTGGTTTAGCATTTAAACCTTATACTATAAAAATGATGGGAAAATCAAGAGTAGCTATTATAGGACAGGCTTTTCCTTATACCACCATAGCAAATCCTCAAAGAAATATTCCAGATTGGAGCTTTGGAATTAAAACAGATGAAATGCAAGAATTAGTAAACCTTATAAAAGAAGAAGAAAAACCAGATGCTATCATTTGTTTATCTCACAATGGTTTTGATGTGGATCAAAAAATGGCTAAAGTTGTTTCTGGTATTGATTTTATTATGGGAGGACATACCCATGATGGTGTTCCCCAAGAAGTTGGTGTTAAAAATGACAGTGGCATTACCTATGTATGTAATGCAGGGTCAAATGGAAAATTCATAAATGTTCTTGATTTAGACATTCAAAATGGAAAAATAAAAGATTTCAAATTTACCCTACTTCCTATTTTCTCAAATATTATTGAAGAGAATAAAGAAATGAAAGAATACATTAAAAAAGTTCGAGCACCTTTTATTAAAGACTTAACAAGAGTAATTGCAACAACAGATGAAACGCTGTACAGAAGAGGTAATTTTAATGGTTCTTGGGATCAAATCATTTGTGATGCACTTATTGATGTGAAAGGTGCAGATATATCTCTCTCTCCTGGTTTTAGATGGGGTACTACCATCATGAAAGGCCAAAGCATAAACTTTGATGATCTAATGACACAAACAGCAATAACTTATCCAGAGACCTATTTAAGAGAAATGAGTGGGGAGAGAATAAAAGCCATCTTAGAAGATGTAGCTGATAATTTATTTAATGCCGATCCTTTTTATCAACAAGGGGGAGACATGGTAAGAACAGGTGGAATTTCTTATCGTTTTAATCCTACAGCACAAATGGGAAAAAGAGTTACTAATATTCATCTAACAAAAAACAATAAACCCCTAGAAGCTAAGAAAATGTATAAAGTTGCTGGTTGGTCAACGGTAGGTTCAGTATCAGAAGGTGAGCCTATTTGGGAGACAGTAGAAGTATATTTAAAAAACATGAAACATATTAGTAATCTTAAAATTGACACTCCTGATTTAGTTGGAGTAAAAGGAAATCCTGGAATCAGATTATAA
- a CDS encoding rhodanese-like domain-containing protein: MKILNKFYLVFFAVFFLSLNLMADFIAISKGVKEVEITLNEETFIITRNQNTNNIITKLYNTTYRGIPQAMIIEKGIETIGELEFIQYMKEAQNNENILIIDSRTPGWYERLRIPGSLNIPFENFYNKEDAIEVLEDDFNVLLNEDKSLDFKNAATLIIYCNGYWCGQTPAMIKNAKYSLLNLKYPKEKIKYYRGGMQAWTSMGFTVHGDEK; the protein is encoded by the coding sequence ATGAAAATATTAAACAAATTTTACCTGGTCTTTTTTGCAGTGTTTTTCCTATCACTCAATCTTATGGCAGATTTTATAGCCATATCTAAGGGCGTAAAAGAAGTAGAAATAACGCTAAATGAAGAAACATTTATTATTACACGTAATCAAAATACAAACAATATTATTACTAAACTTTACAATACTACGTACAGAGGAATTCCTCAAGCTATGATTATAGAAAAAGGTATTGAAACCATCGGGGAATTAGAGTTTATACAATATATGAAAGAAGCACAAAACAATGAGAATATTTTAATTATTGATTCAAGAACCCCTGGTTGGTATGAGAGATTAAGGATTCCAGGATCACTTAATATTCCTTTTGAAAACTTTTACAATAAAGAAGATGCTATTGAAGTATTAGAAGATGATTTTAATGTTCTTCTAAATGAAGACAAAAGTTTAGATTTTAAGAATGCAGCCACACTTATTATTTACTGCAACGGATACTGGTGTGGACAAACACCAGCAATGATCAAAAATGCAAAATATTCTTTATTAAATTTAAAGTATCCAAAAGAAAAAATAAAATATTACAGAGGTGGAATGCAAGCATGGACATCAATGGGATTTACCGTACATGGAGATGAGAAATAA
- a CDS encoding thioredoxin family protein: protein MKTLKINFYEKNNTLLNLRAPTVNMLTYALLRGPKHLGSTDDKEMQQIEIEEFLSDYLSNPSPENSICDPYISKHYDKKMKIKKALKEEELSALALYFMNFDTFFKGKIKKDKKSLVSYTKELKLAKKHNKHLLVYAHSPTCYFCKKMEKNVFTLSSIKNAIKDDYVFIKINVDKNILPFSLQEKYKGITPTFFILNNKKELLHKYPGSWSKKDFLDILKESL from the coding sequence ATGAAAACCTTAAAAATTAACTTCTATGAAAAAAACAATACCTTGTTAAATCTTAGAGCGCCTACTGTAAATATGTTAACGTATGCACTATTAAGAGGTCCTAAACACTTAGGTTCAACAGATGATAAAGAAATGCAACAGATAGAAATTGAAGAATTTTTATCAGATTATTTATCCAATCCCAGCCCTGAAAATAGTATTTGTGACCCGTATATTTCTAAGCACTATGATAAAAAAATGAAAATCAAAAAAGCTTTAAAGGAAGAAGAATTAAGTGCATTGGCACTTTATTTTATGAATTTTGATACGTTTTTCAAAGGAAAAATCAAAAAAGATAAAAAATCATTAGTTTCGTATACAAAAGAATTAAAATTAGCTAAAAAACACAATAAACACCTTTTAGTTTATGCCCACAGCCCTACTTGTTATTTTTGTAAAAAAATGGAAAAGAATGTTTTTACGCTAAGTAGTATTAAGAATGCAATTAAAGACGATTATGTTTTTATAAAAATCAATGTGGATAAAAATATTCTTCCTTTTTCTTTACAAGAAAAATACAAAGGAATTACTCCCACTTTTTTTATTCTAAATAATAAAAAAGAACTACTGCATAAATACCCAGGTTCATGGAGCAAAAAAGATTTTTTAGATATTTTGAAAGAGAGTTTATAA
- a CDS encoding MOSC domain-containing protein, translating into MRKLGKIEEIFSSTKENNSKIRPIVKKLIMIKNHGIKNDKFAQKNTNKEVMLISKEAYSIAKKHSIILKMGSLGENILLDFNPQELKVGSILIIDEVQLLLTQACTICKHLSVYNENLPKLLAYNRGIYCKILNNGFIEKNANVFIKDES; encoded by the coding sequence ATGAGAAAACTTGGAAAAATAGAAGAAATCTTCTCAAGTACTAAAGAAAATAATTCAAAAATACGTCCTATTGTCAAAAAACTGATTATGATCAAAAATCATGGAATTAAAAACGACAAATTCGCACAAAAAAATACCAATAAAGAAGTTATGTTAATCTCAAAAGAAGCTTATTCAATAGCTAAAAAACACAGTATTATTCTTAAAATGGGATCTTTAGGCGAAAATATTTTACTTGATTTTAACCCACAAGAGTTAAAAGTAGGAAGCATTTTAATCATAGATGAAGTACAATTGTTACTAACTCAAGCTTGCACAATATGTAAACATTTAAGCGTATATAATGAAAACCTACCAAAATTATTAGCATATAATAGAGGCATCTATTGCAAGATTTTAAACAATGGTTTCATAGAAAAAAATGCCAATGTTTTTATAAAGGATGAATCATGA
- a CDS encoding DsrE family protein: MMKKILLLLVFSCLLFSKSNFEQPYPTFDQPRKVVMQLYKSDLKTVNQTLNVIYNIQKEYPSESLQITVVAYGDGMRAIKKDYDEQTLLRITSLMEYEVEFIGCRNTMETLHWVDKDFIDGVSFVQAGIVEVIEKKVAGYIGVVPF; the protein is encoded by the coding sequence ATCATGAAAAAAATTTTATTACTTTTAGTATTTTCTTGTCTACTTTTTTCAAAATCAAATTTTGAACAGCCCTATCCTACTTTTGATCAGCCAAGAAAAGTAGTAATGCAGCTGTATAAATCAGATCTAAAAACAGTTAATCAAACATTAAATGTTATTTACAATATTCAAAAAGAGTACCCAAGTGAAAGTTTACAAATTACTGTTGTTGCTTATGGTGATGGAATGAGAGCTATTAAAAAAGATTATGATGAACAAACGCTTTTAAGAATCACTTCCCTCATGGAATATGAGGTTGAATTTATTGGGTGTAGAAATACTATGGAAACACTTCATTGGGTGGATAAAGATTTTATTGATGGTGTTTCTTTTGTACAAGCTGGAATTGTTGAAGTCATTGAAAAAAAGGTGGCTGGATATATAGGCGTTGTACCTTTTTAA